Proteins from a single region of Rana temporaria chromosome 5, aRanTem1.1, whole genome shotgun sequence:
- the LOC120941381 gene encoding uncharacterized protein LOC120941381 has protein sequence MGGSHGGPHGAQNIGDLCSIGGILMGLMSGGGQCPRILSGGEDVAGYKTLLDHPWGGLRPLPVSLGGDSGLSPRIFCDGEDHSLIQDSGLCPSIFCDGEDHSLIQDSQLSPRIFCDGEDHSLIQDSGLSPRIFCDGEDHSWIQDGGLIPKIFSAGEDHSWIQDSGLSPRIFCDGEDHSLIQDGGLSPRIFCDGESHIWIQDSGPSPKIFCDGEDHSLIQDSGLSPRIFCDGEDHCLIQDSGLGPRIFCDGEDHSWIQDSQLSPRTFCDEDHSWIQVKLISVWTN, from the exons ATGGGGGGTTCTCATGGGGGTCCTCACGGGGCTCAGAATATAGGGGACCTGTGCAGTATTGGTGGAATCCTCATGGGCCTCATGTCTG GTGGTGGACAATGTCCCAGGATCCTCTCTGGTGGTGAAGACGTAGCTGGATACAAG ACTCTGCTAGATCATCCCTGGGGTGGTTTGAGGCCTCTTCCTGTATCTCTGGGAGGAG ATAGCGGACTCAGTCCCAGGATCTTCTGTGATGGTGAAGACCACAGCTTGATACAAG ATAGTGGACTCTGTCCCAGCATCTTCTGTGATGGTGAAGACCACAGCTTGATACAAG ATAGCCAACTAAGTCCCAGGATCTTCTGTGATGGTGAAGACCACAGCTTGATACAAG ATAGCGGACTAAGTCCCAGGATCTTCTGTGATGGTGAAGACCACAGCTGGATACAAG ATGGCGGACTAATTCCCAAGATCTTCTCTGCTGGTGAAGACCACAGCTGGATACAAG ATAGCGGACTCAGTCCCAGGATCTTCTGTGATGGTGAAGACCACAGCTTGATACAAG ATGGCGGACTAAGTCCCAGGATCTTCTGTGATGGTGAAAGCCACATCTGGATACAAG ATAGTGGACCCAGTCCCAAGATCTTCTGTGATGGTGAAGACCACAGCTTGATACAAG ATAGTGGACTCAGTCCCAGGATCTTCTGTGATGGTGAGGACCACTGCTTGATACAAG ATAGCGGACTTGGTCCCAGGATCTTCTGTGATGGTGAAGACCACAGCTGGATACAAG ATAGCCAACTAAGTCCCAGGACCTTCTGTGATGAAGACCACAGCTGGATACAAG taaAGCTCATCAGCGTTTGGACAAATTGA